The Solanum pennellii chromosome 7, SPENNV200 DNA segment tatgagtgtcctttaccatgCATCCCCATAAAACTAATGTTGTTTTGGATACTTTGAGTTGTATTTCCATGTCTAGTGTTGGACATGTAGaagatcagaagaaggagtTTGTCTATAACGTGCATACGTTGGCCTGATTTGGAGTTAACAAGTATGTTCTCCAAAAAGTGGTTTCATGGTCTACTATAGGTTCGAATACTCATTAGTTGTTGATGTAATGGTTAGGGAACACCTATCCCATCTTCATAGAGTTTAAAGAATCCATACTTAAGAAATATGTCGAGAGTTTCTCCAAAAGGGGGGATGGTGTACTTagatatcaaggtaggttgtgtatTCATGATGTGGATGACATAAAAAGACGAACTTTACAAGAGGCCCATGGTTCGCGACATTCTATTCATCTTTGAGGCACAAGATGTGTTGTGACTTGTTAAGATCTATTTGTGGATTTGTTTGAAAGGGGATATAACGGATTTTGTTGGCAAATATCGGAATTATCAATAAGTTAAGGCCGAACATCAATATTTTGGAGGTTTGTCTCAACATATAAGTATTTCCACTTGGAAGTTGGATGACGTGAACATTCAATTTACTGTGGGTTAGCCTTATACTTGAAGGCAACATTATTCTATTTGGGTTATTATTGATAGGATGACCAAAGCATCAcattttattcccatcaagtctacaTATTCAAGTAAAGATTATGCTATGTTATATCTCAAAGGGATTGTGAGAATGCAttgggttcctttgtctattatTTTCGATAGGGGTACtcaatttacttctcatttttttAAGGCACTGCAAAATGGACATGGTACCAAGGTGAAACTTCGCAAGAcatttcatccccaaacggattgTTAAGCGGAAAGAACCTTCCAAACGCTAAAAGATATATTGAAGGGATGTGTTATTGACTTAAAGTGTAATTGGGAGTACCATCTACCATtgattgagtttgcctacaataatatcTACCACTCAAGTATTTACATGCCTCCATTGGAGGCattttatgggagaagatgtagCCTTCGTTTGAAGGATAGAGGTAGGTGAGTCTCCTCTTATCGGTTCAAACATAGTTCATGAGGCCGTGGAGAAAGTCCGAATTATTAGAGattgtcacacccctttttcgcgCAGCAGCgtaagggtttttccaatttaagtgactttattaattaagggtttattttaattttttcagagtcgccacttggaattgaatgatggtgttccaagtcacctttttgtATTAATCCCTAACCAAAAGGAAATGCCTTTTTTAGTTTTGGTCTGCGAACCAGTTCGGGTAAGGAATtttgttgaccgaggggaaggtattaggcatccctcgagtcacgtggttctagcacggtcgctttatagACTTTTATGActgaaactaattttttaaaaattctattgTTATAACAAATGTATTTACCCTCATTCTTTGATTtctttgaatatattaaaactatcttattttattatctatgccctttaattaaaaatatatatacgcatataaattaaatcaaacaaagcagaataaaataagatattctttattttactttttcttttgctattattttttttgttacgtttctttttttttctctttttaacttctcatcttttactattattattattattattattattattattattattattattattattactattattattattattattattattatactttcaaggttttatttgttttatttttatttaacttaatttttttctgtTGGGACAaagaaactttgaaaaaaatccTTCCTCTtcaattgcatttttttaaatattatttttatacttctttttcttttatttttttccttttgttttatcttttccccttttttattattctttctcacattttattttcaacttttcctttttctttttattattattattattattaaattatttattttttgtttttcttccatttttattcaatttttttacgtCACTAACATTAAACGAACATCCTActaactaaaattatatatttacaaaatagctacacatgttatcattataaaactaaatatgaaaaattaaaattacttggacaataattttacttaaatataaaataaaccatgggttatttaaatatgaaataaatcacgattttttataacaatttcacactaaatataactatacaaaggatctaaacataaagttgatatgaaatatttgaacatacttcatgtaattacatcaataaatattaatggtttAAACACATGCgaaatttaacaacttcaatatattgcAGTCCATTCTTGCATTATCATGacataaaatcaatacaaaacaaaattaagtATTACCTCTTCTGGAAATTATTTCACGAAAAGAAAGAATTTAGGAACCACAAACTTGAAACCTTGAACTTTactatttttaaattgtttttttttgtgcatGTATTAttcagaaataaaaataaaagttttctttgttgtttcttcccctttttttttccttttttccctttttgttttctttttgctCTTTTTCGTTtgctaatttttctttttcctccctTTGTTGCTGATTTTTTTCTCCtcccttttattaatttatatatagttatgtatatgtgtgtatgtgtgtatgGAAGATTTGGATTAGTGGAGTGAGGTGTGGGGTGAGTGGAGAGAAACGGTGAAGTGGGGGTGAGATAATGggtatattaatttctttttattattatttttggttataaaataataataataataataattaagaaaaattaaatagctagattaaataaatataaaaaataaaatcactaatttattaaaactttgaatgaataaataaaaatattcctTAAAGTGTAATTctattttttgtggtttttatatcttttcaaaataaacttcataaaataagataaaactcaaaatatttataaaaaatatttaagctctaCAAAgggtataaaacttaaattcggtcaaaaattacgtgtctacagttTGCCCCTCTTTGACTTAAATCACAAGGAGTTTTCAGACAAAGAAGTACACAAAGTGACAAGTTTTGACCGAACTCTTATTTGAAAGACCAAAATTTATGCGACCGAGTCCTTGTTTTGGGCAGCGTACATATCCCAGGATATAAGGGAATCAGGTCACGTGTAGTTCAAGGAGATGAGGTGATGAGTTGGAGTTAAGTGAGCTTCCATCGAGGCTCTAGATCGTGACTCTTAtccttacataaaaatatataaaattgaaagttAATAGTGAAAAGTAAACTAAAAGTACAAACTTCTATCCATGcagcttttcttgaatcttcacttgaattttgactttaaGATATCACCTTGATTTTTAGGTGAATATATTAACCTAGAATTTGAATGGAGGCTGAACTTGCCATTTAGACGGAACTTTTGACATTCTTCAAATGACAAGTAGAAAAATGCTCTTGAATAGCTATGTGTTTTCTTGATCAAAAGTTGACTAGTAGAAGATGTGAGGAAGACATGCTGCTACATGCATTGAAGAAGCTAATTATAACCATCATGGAATCGAtcattctaaaaaaattgaaaattcattcttgaatttcaaatccaTGTCTCGCTTGGGAAAACCTGAAAACCaccacaaataaaaaaagaaataaaatttttgccCCAGTTTTCTCTGGGAAAATTTGTTTGAGTTattagcaaatataaatataaaacataaactccGACTAAGAAGTGTTTgttttaggagaaaataaagtaaaaatatagacaaggaagtgtttatcctatgataaagtaatataataacATTATCCTGTAGAGTTCTGCCAGTCCCATTATCCAGAAGGGTcttgctagtcccattatccacgagggtcctgctaatcccattatccaggagggtcctgctaataccattatctaggagggtcctgctagtcccattatccaggagggtcctgctagtcccgttatccaggagggtcctgctagtcgcattatccaagagggtcctgctactccctttatccaggagggtcctgatagtcccattatccaggagggtcctgccaGTCcaattatccaggagggtcctgctagtacCATcatctaggagggtcctgctagtcccattatccaggagggtcctgctagttcattatctaggagggtcctgctagtcccattatcaaGGAGGGTCCTATtggtcccattatccaggagggtcctgttagtactattatccaggagggtcctgctaatatcattatccaggagggtcctgctactcCCATTaaccaggagggtcctgctagccCAATTATCCGGGAGTGTCCTGATTAACGCATTTTCCCaaagggtcctgctagtcccattatcttggagggtcctgctaatcccattatccaggagggtccagCTAGTCACATtttccaggagggtcctgctaataaaattttcaacaaactaATAATACCAATGAACATTGTTAATGTTATCTTCATTATTTGGCAGTTCCTtaaggaaataataataataataaataaaataaatattccaatATTCAGGTAATtgctattttgatatatattagccaattttcatataatattccACAAGTCTTTATTGTAGGGTTTCCATTTCACTCGATGTAGACTAGGTTACACATCTAGGTTCCTCGAATCTCAATCTTTAACCAACTTGTGTCACtacttcaacaaaaaaaattagtgagTTTGAAAAGGTGGTGATTGGTTTGTGGTTCCATATTTCGACAAGGGTGACTCAAACACTTGTGATGCTTTGGTTGTTTCCAACGGTCAATTCTTCTCATTGATTGATTGTACTTTCATCCAAATTTGCTTATTTTTGAACCTAAATCCAATGTCTTTATCCCTCAACACTCATTGTTTAGCCTTCGTAGATCAGAGAATTTTCGAATTCAACACTAGAAGACATCTTATAACTCATTAGTCTGATGCTTCGCCTAGTACCATTTAGACACTTGGTAGCGAGTCTTGAAATTCCTTCCTAGTTTCTTGACAGAGACTCGATAAAAATACATACGAAAAAAGTGAcgaaaagtataagaaaattacGAACTATActagaataaaagaaaagattcgATGAAGACTCTGTTTTTttgtaagaagaagaaagaaaaacttatcTGAATGTGGGAGCCGAGTCTACTAATCATGCCATGCAATATGAATTGATTTCCAAACTTGGCTACCCAATCTATTCATCAACCATTATTGATCATTCAATGTTGATGTGGAATCCCGCCACTTAATGAAGCCATAATTTTGAACACTTATTAACTTTATGATATTGACGAAGGTCTTTGCCAATAAAACTCTATCATGTTAATTGCTCAAGCTCATGTCCGCCTTATGGTGCATGTCAAAATTTTCACTAATAAGACTCTCTCATATTCAACTCCTTTTCGCCTTACGGTGCCCTCTTAGGGTTTTCACACATTAAGactctctcatttttatttctctctACTCACATTTGTCTTATGGTTCCCATTCAGGATTTTTACCTACCCTTTACCTACATACTGTCGACATATCAAGGGTTGATGCAAAGATATTTCTTTGATTGACTTTAGATGATGGGGTTGATTTTGAGCTTTGAGATGAGTGACCAAATGAATAAACAAACGACTTTTCCCCCAATTTACTACAAtatgaatttttggatttgtaTGTGGTTAAACCAAACCCAACATTAGGGCTGCCTACATATCTTGCAGAAACAAgaatcaggtcgaacgtagttcaagcaatttgttttttttaaagttcAAGGAAACAGCATAACCAAGAGATTCCATTGAATCAACCCTTGAAATGTAAATCCCAAACATAAGGGTTACTAATGtcgaaaataaaatcatatataatatcTTTTCACAGCATCAGCATTGACGATCATTTGTATCACATTGCCTTCTATATCTGCTAAGTGAAGAGAACCATTGGGTAATACCCTTTTAACAACGAATGGTCCTTTCCAATTTGGAGAAAATATGCCTTTGGTTTCGACATGATGTGGCAAAATGCGTCTCAACACTAATTGACCCTCTTCAAAATGTCTAGGACGCACTTTTGTATTGTATGCTCGTGCCATTCGTTTCTGATATAATTGTCCATGATATACTAATGTCAGACGCTTCTTATCAATCAAACTTAATTTCTCTAACTGAGTTTTGATccactcatcatcatcaatttcagcctccAAAATAATTCGTAAAGATGGGATCTCAATCTCTGCAGGTATAACTGCCTCAGTCCCGTATACTAGTGAAAATGGGGTAGCGCCCACTGACGTACGGACTGTAGTGCGATAACCCAACAAAGCAAAAGgcaacttttcatgccattgtcGAGAACTTTACACCATCTTACGaagtatcttttttatatttttgatagcAGCTTCTAAAACCCCATTTTCCTTTGGGCGATACAAAGTCAAATTACGATGCTCAATCTTAAGCTGGTAGAATACCTCTTGCATTAAGTGGTTGTTAATATTTGCGGCGTTATTAGTTATAATCACCTTTGGAATACCAAACCGACAGATGATGTTGAAATGGATGAAATCCACCACGACCTTCTTGGTCACTGACTTGAAAGTTACTGCTTCCACGCACTTTGTAAAATAATCAATGGCCACCAAGATGAAACTGTGATCATTCGATGCTTTTGGTTCTATCGGTCCAATCACATCCATTCCCCATCCCACGAAAGGCCATGGAGCAGACATTGCATGCAACTCAGAAGGGAGAGAATGTATCAAATCACCATATATTTGACATTCATGACATTTACGAACAAATTGTATGGAGTCCCGCTCCATGGTGAGCCAATAATATCCTGCTCAAAGTatcttcttggctagaacataTCCATTCATATGAGGTCCACATACTCCTGAGtgtacttcaattatgattgtGGAAGCCTCTTGAGCATTGTCACACCTTAGAAGACCTAAATCGGGTGTCTTCTTGTACAGTATGCCTCCGCTTACGGAAAAAACCCCTTGTTATTCGTCGAATAGTCCTTTTTTGATTACTAGTTACATCCGACAGACATTCTCCAGACTGAACATATGTTTTGATATCATGAAACCAAGTATTACCATAGAATTCCTCCTAAATCATGTTTCAATAAGAATGTTGTTCACGAATTTGTATGTATAAGGGTCGATATGAGCGTCATCAGGGTGCTGGAGCATCGAAGATAAAGTGGCCAATGCATCTGCGATCTCATTGTGCACTCTAGAATTGTGCCTAAACTTAATCGACACGAGTCGTTGAAAAACACCTTGTAAACAATGTTGATATGGTATGAGCTTTGGGTCTCGAGTTTCCCATTCTCCTTAAATTTGTTGAACTAGTAAGTATGAGTATCCTAGCACTATGAATTCTTGGATGCCCATGTCAACAGCTAACCTCAGGCCCAAAATGCACGCTTCATACTCAGACATATTATTAGTACAATAGAATCTAAGTTGGGCTGATATAGGGTAATACTCCCCTGATTCAGACATAAGAAACAACTCCTATTCCAACTCTTTTCTTGTTAGAGGCACCATCAAAAAATAACTTCCAACCTTGATTGTTATCGTGAATAACTTCATCGATACAAGATATCTCTTCGTCTGGAAAATAGGTTTTAAGtggttcatattcttcatcaataGGGTTCTCTGCCAAATGATCTGCCAATGCTTGAGCTTTCATAGTGGTCCGCCTTACATAGATAATGTCAAACTCTGTGAGCAATATTTGCCATTTCTCAAGCCTACCTGTAGGCATgggattttgaaaaatatatttcaatggaTCAATACAAGAGATGAGATAAGTAGTACAGGATGAAAGATAATGTTTCAACTAATGTGCTACCCAAGTTAGGGCACAACACATTCTTTCAAGAAGGGTGTACTTCGCTTCACAGACGGTAAATTTCTTGCTGATGTAATAAATGGCCCGCTCTTTCATCCCAGTGTCATCATGCTGACCCAGTacacaaccaaaaaaattatcctGTACtgacatatacaatatcaaagGTCTTCCCCGCTCGGGAGGAACCAACACAGGGGGATTCGATAGGTAATTCTTAATTCTTTCAAAAGCTTCTCGACATTCTTCGGTCCACTCGACTGTGGAATTCTTTTTCAACAACTTAAAGATAGGCTCACAAGTTGTTGTGAGTTGAGCAATGAATCTGCTGATGTAGTTTAACCTTCCTAGAATGCTCATAACGTCAGTTTTGTTCTTTGGAGGTGACCattcttgaattgcttttatttttgaacaATCCAACTCGATACCTCTTCGACTGACTATAAACCCATAATCTTCCCTGATGGTACTCCAAATACACATTTTGCAGGATTAAGCTTGAGATTATACTTGCGGAGCCTTTCGAAGAATCTCCTTAAGTCTTTCACATGATTTGACTGTTTTTTAGATTTAATGATaacatcatccacataaacttcgATTTCTCTGTGCATCATATCGTGAAACATGGTTGTCATTGCTCTTATATAAGTTTCCCCTacattttttaatccaaaaggcATAACACGATAACAATATGTACCCCATGGAGTgataaaagatgtttttttCTGCATCTTCGTCATCCATAATAATCTGATGTAACCCGCATAACAATCCACAAAAGATGCAACCTCATGTTTAGCACAATTGTCCAATAAAATATGGATGTTAAGCAAAGAAAAATCATCTATTGGACTTTCTTTGTTCAAATCACGATAATCAACACACATTTGAACTTTGTGTCTTTCTTACGGACGGGTACAATATTTGCTAACCAAGGATATTGAGAGACTTGAATGACTTTGGCCTCAAGTTGTTTTGTGATCTCTTCTTTAATTATTACACTCATGTCGGTTTCGAGTTTTCTCAACTTCTGCTTTATCGGAGGAAAAATACGATCAATTGCCAACTTGTGAACAACCATGTCAGTGCTTAATTTAGGCATGTCATCATAAGATGACGCAAAAACATCTTTGTAATCAAACAGGGCGTGGATTATATCGTACTTTTGATGTCGAACATGTATGCTTATCTTAGTCTCCTTAATAATTTCCTGATCCCCCAAATTTATCGTCTAAGTTTCACTCATGTTTGGATTTGACTTATTCACAAAATGATTAAAATCCCTCCTTACTTCTTCAAATACTCTGTATTCATCATATTCGATTTCTTgacttattatttcaatattaggTCGAAGATTAGATTCGATAATAAGATCTGGCAAAAAATTCTGCATGCATGTCATATCACTAGAATCGGCATAGAAAGAACTGTATAATAGAAAACGAACAAATATATTAGACTGAAATAAAGATGCAATTACATCCTATTGAAAAGGGAACTAGAGTTTTCGAAATAAAACAACAAGATAAAATCCGAATTATCCTTGAATGAATCCgagacaaaagaaaaaataagacaGACTACCAAGACTCGTCTTTAACGGGGAGAGGGGTGGCCTCCCAATTGTTTAGGTGGACATCAGGACCAATGAATTGCACATCTGTGTCGCTAGTGCCTTCTCCGAGTTCCGCCATATCAACCTCGACAgataaatcttgaaaatagttGATCATTTCTTCTCTTACTTTCATCACTGGCTCTAGAAAAGATGATTGATAAGATTCTGTTGCGCGGGCTTTGATGAAAGATTTGTAGATTGGTTGTATAGGATTGGTAAGTGACCATACATCTCTCTTATTCTTCTTTGCCTTCATTTTGTCCTCGACTCTAGGTTGGTAGCCTAAGCCAAAAGTACCGATGCTCTTTCGTAGACTCACTGGATAAGCTCTCCCTTACGAAAAGATACCTAAGCCTTTACCCGGCTCAAACCCATGTTTCAGCAATTCATTCACCTCCATTACAGACGCGATGGGAAAAGAATTAGTTTTGAGATGACACTCCCCTCGAGGACATGCTCAACACCCACTACCTCAAAAGCTTGATAAACCAGTGCCTCATTCTCATTATTCGACTAATTAAAGGGAAGGAAGAGTCTTTGTAGATTGACAAATCCCGCTCACGATGAACAATCACCTCTTGTCGGTCGTATTCAAACATAATCATTTGATGCAACATTGAGGGGACTGCTCCAGCCCTATGCACCCATGTCCTCCCCAACAATAGATTGTAGGACGCGTTGATATCCAACACTTAAATTCACAGTGAAATCCACAGGCCCTATTGTTAGTACGAGCTCAATCTCACAAATGACATATGTTTTTGACCCATCAAAAGCTCTAACACATACAATGTTGGGTCGAACCCTTTCAGCACTAACAGTCAATTTCTGTAGAGTTGattaaggaaaaatatttgCTCCAGATCCTCCATCAATTACAACTCGAGTTACATATGAATGCTCACACTTTACAGTGATATAGAGGCCTTGGTTATGTCCTGTACCTTCTTTGGGTAGTTCATCATCTGAAAAGGTGATGCGGTTTACCTCAAATATTCTCCCAGCAATCTTCTCTAACTGACTCTT contains these protein-coding regions:
- the LOC107024905 gene encoding uncharacterized protein LOC107024905, which encodes MERDSIQFVRKCHECQIYGDLIHSLPSELHAMSAPWPFVGWGMDVIGPIEPKASNDHSFILVAIDYFTKCVEAVTFKSVTKKVVVDFIHFNIICRFGIPKVIITNNAANINNHLMQEVFYQLKIEHRNLTLYRPKENGVLEAAIKNIKKILLRTSVGATPFSLVYGTEAVIPAEIEIPSLRIILEAEIDDDEWIKTQLEKLSLIDKKRLTLVYHGQLYQKRMARAYNTKVRPRHFEEGQLVLRRILPHHVETKGIFSPNWKGPFVVKRVLPNGSLHLADIEGNVIQMIVNADAVKRYYI